Proteins encoded in a region of the Inquilinus sp. KBS0705 genome:
- a CDS encoding helix-turn-helix domain-containing protein: MDKHYGQIVELVIRKNGFSISELARLANINRKCIYNWFNQKYLKPDIIHKIGCFINHDFSVEFPELFVKEDFVKTDNTVSNASLQDDRNRTLWKDKYIELLERYNILLLNQLGH; the protein is encoded by the coding sequence ATGGATAAGCATTACGGCCAGATCGTAGAATTAGTTATCAGGAAAAATGGTTTTAGCATAAGCGAGCTTGCTCGCTTAGCAAACATTAACAGGAAATGTATTTATAACTGGTTTAATCAAAAATACCTTAAACCAGATATAATTCATAAGATAGGTTGTTTTATTAACCACGATTTTTCTGTTGAGTTTCCTGAACTTTTTGTAAAAGAGGATTTTGTTAAAACCGATAACACCGTTTCAAATGCAAGCCTACAAGATGATCGGAACAGAACACTTTGGAAGGATAAGTATATAGAACTATTGGAACGATATAATATATTGCTTTTAAATCAACTTGGGCATTAA
- a CDS encoding helix-turn-helix transcriptional regulator: MVKHYGQIVEYRIRKNGYSISDLAKSINVNRRSIYNWFNQPYLKKDIIFQIGRVLRHDFSQEFPELFVSEDFKTIHRSPHHMPAQDDTYAAKIENEVYKNKYVDLLERYNTLLVSAI, from the coding sequence ATGGTCAAGCATTACGGGCAAATTGTAGAGTACAGGATAAGAAAGAATGGATACAGCATTAGCGATCTGGCAAAAAGTATTAACGTCAACCGGCGCTCCATCTACAACTGGTTTAATCAGCCTTATCTGAAAAAAGACATCATTTTCCAAATCGGCCGCGTCTTACGGCACGATTTCTCTCAGGAATTTCCAGAACTATTTGTAAGTGAGGATTTTAAAACTATTCACAGGTCCCCTCACCACATGCCCGCGCAAGATGACACTTATGCGGCTAAAATCGAAAACGAAGTTTACAAGAACAAATACGTAGACTTGTTAGAACGATACAACACACTTTTAGTAAGCGCTATTTAA
- a CDS encoding helix-turn-helix transcriptional regulator: MENHRGKKVEYIIKKRGLNIKDLAAEIEVNRRSMYNWFNQQELSPAIIIKIGRVIKHDFSKEFPELFSGTEFHKEGSSSTYHHNSQGQQVNWKQKYIVLLERYNSELLKRTSV; encoded by the coding sequence ATGGAAAACCATCGAGGAAAAAAAGTTGAGTATATTATAAAAAAAAGGGGCCTTAACATCAAAGATCTGGCGGCAGAAATTGAGGTGAACCGCCGGTCGATGTATAATTGGTTTAATCAGCAAGAGCTAAGTCCCGCTATCATTATAAAAATTGGCCGGGTTATTAAGCACGATTTTTCTAAAGAGTTCCCTGAGCTTTTTTCAGGGACAGAATTTCACAAAGAAGGTAGTTCGTCTACATATCATCACAATTCTCAGGGCCAACAAGTTAATTGGAAGCAAAAGTATATCGTTTTGTTAGAGCGTTATAATAGCGAGTTGCTTAAAAGAACAAGCGTATAG